From the genome of Ziziphus jujuba cultivar Dongzao chromosome 6, ASM3175591v1, one region includes:
- the LOC132804331 gene encoding myb family transcription factor PHL7-like — protein sequence MFLFPLLYNFSFVQVFFTWHLLWNMAMASTSTTRSDVYGKERLRWTQDLHDRFVEAVDQLGGPDRATPKGILKAMAIPRLTIYHVKSHLQKYRLAKFIPESTNRGQFERKNISEILPNFSTASAAQLNEALQMHMDTVQRRLSDQLEVQKSLKSKMEAQRRFLETIAEEYPNTKLTKLRFSSTSLPSLCEDSESNAKDQSESDVEETDKKETTIQSDQQGFRSLKRLRMDDQIVLPHGVIKFPTMSPEFYNQSMVLSAGADDDDHIPYPEQDFSFSWNSNNVAAQPAHRLWCQAFY from the exons ATGTTTCTGTTTCCCCTTCTCTATAATTTCTCTTTCGTCCAGGTCTTTTTTACCTGGCACTTGCTTTGGAATATGGCAATGGCTTCCACTTCTACTACTCGCTCTGATGTGTATGGGAAAGAACGCCTGCGTTGGACACAAGACCTACACGATCGCTTCGTCGAAGCTGTTGATCAACTCGGCGGCCCCGATA GGGCAACACCAAAGGGTATCTTAAAGGCCATGGCCATTCCTAGATTGACCATCTACCACGTCAAAAGCCATTTGCAG aaGTACAGGCTCGCAAAATTTATTCCGGAATCGACAAAta GAGGccaatttgaaaggaaaaatatctcAGAAATACTTCCTAATTTTAGCACAGCATC GGCCGCTCAGCTCAATGAAGCCTTGCAAATGCATATGGATACTGTACAAAGGCGACTGAGCGATCAACTTGAg GTTCAGAAGAGCTTGAAGAGTAAAATGGAAGCCCAACGAAGATTTCTTGAGACAATTGCAGAGGAATATCCTAATACAAAACTCACCAAGCTTCGGTTCTCTTCCACATCACTGCCTTCACTTTGTGAAGATTCCGAGTCAAACGCAAAAGATCAGAGTGAGTCTGATGTAGAAGAAACTGACAAGAAAGAAACAACTATACAGTCAGACCAACAAGGTTTCCGATCTCTGAAGAGGCTTAGAATGGATGACCAAATTGTGTTGCCACATGGAGTAATCAAATTTCCAACAATGAGTCCAGAGTTTTACAATCAAAGCATGGTTTTATCAGCGGgtgctgatgatgatgatcatataCCATATCCAGAGCAAGATTTCAGCTTTTCTTGGAACAGCAATAATGTAGCAGCACAGCCTGCTCATCGCTTGTGGTGTCAAGCTTTCTATTAA
- the LOC107405427 gene encoding PHD finger protein ALFIN-LIKE 1 yields the protein MEMASNPRTVEEIFKDYSARRAGVVRALTYDVDEFYGLCDPEKDNLCLYGHPNESWEVTLPAEEVPPELPEPALGINFARDGMNRKDWLSLVAVHSDSWLLSVAFYFGARLNRNERKRLFSLINDLPTVFEVVTERKPVKDRPSVDSGSKSRGSTKRSSDGQVKSNPKLADESYEDEEDEHSETLCGSCGGNYNADEFWIGCDICERWFHGKCVKITPAKAENIKQYKCPSCSMKRGRQ from the exons ATGGAAATGGCTTCCAATCCTCGAACGGTGGAGGAGATCTTCAAAGATTACAGTGCTCGAAGAGCTGGTGTCGTTCGGGCTTTGACTTATG ATGTCGATGAATTTTATGGACTCTGTGATCCAG aAAAGGATAATTTGTGTCTATATGGACATCCAAATGAAAGTTGGGAGGTCACTCTACCAGCAGAAGAAGTTCCACCAGAGCTTCCTGAGCCAGCACTTGGTATTAATTTTGCTAGAGATGGCATGAATAGAAAGGACTGGCTTTCACTTGTAGCTGTTCACAGTGACTCTTGGCTGCTTTCTGTGGCTTTCTATTTTGGAGCACGACTTAACCGCAATGAGAG GAAGCGTTTATTTAGCTTGATCAATGATCTGCCTACTGTCTTTGAAGTTGTGACAGAAAGGAAGCCTGTGAAAGACAGGCCCAGTGTTGATAGTGGTAGCAAATCACGAGGCAGCACAAAG AGATCCAGTGATGGACAAGTGAAAAGCAACCCTAAGCTTGCAGATGAGAGTTACGAGGATGAAGAAGATGAGCATAGTGAAACCCTCTGCGGGAGCTGTGGTGGAAATTACAACGCGGATGAATTTTGGATCGGCTGCGACATATGTGAGAGGTGGTTCCATGGAAAATGTGTGAAGATAACACCTGCTAAGGCTGAGAATATCAAGCAATACAAATGCCCATCTTGCAGCATGAAAAGAGGCAGACAGTAG
- the LOC107405428 gene encoding uncharacterized protein LOC107405428, whose translation MGVDYYKILQVDRNAKDDDLKKAYRKLAMKWHPDKNPRNKKEAEAKFKQISEAYDVLSDPQKRAVYDQYGEEGLKGQVPPPGAGGFSGGPEGGPTMFRFNSRSPDDIFSEFFGFSSFGGMGDMGGSRAGGSGFGRTMFTDDIFASFRGGGGGEASGNTLRKAAAIERTLPCTLEDLYKGTTKKMKISRDVIDASGRPTTLEEILTIEIKPGWKKGTKITFPEKGNEQRGVIPADLIFIVDEKPHGVFKRDGNDLVFTQKISLMEALTGYTVQLTTLDGRSLSIPITSIISPTYEEVVKGEGMPIPKEPSKKGNLKIKFNIKFPTRLTSEQKMGIKRLLTSS comes from the exons atGGGCGTCGATTACTACAAGATTCTTCAGGTAGACCGGAACGCCAAAGACGATGACTTGAAGAAAGCGTATCGAAAGCTCGCGATGAAATGGCACCCTgataaaaaccctagaaacaaGAAGGAAGCCGAGGCCAAATTCAAGCAAATCTCTGAAGCCTACGAC GTTTTAAGTGATCCGCAAAAGCGAGCAGTGTACGATCAGTATGGGGAAGAGGGTTTGAAAGGACAGGTGCCGCCACCGGGTGCCGGCGGTTTTTCGGGTGGGCCAGAGGGAGGCCCGACGATGTTCCGGTTCAATTCTCGGAGTCCGGACGATATATTCTCGGAGTTTTTCGGGTTTTCGAGTTTCGGGGGAATGGGGGATATGGGTGGGTCTAGGGCTGGTGGGTCGGGGTTTGGGAGGACTATGTTCACCGATGACATATTCGCTTCGTTCAGAGGCGGAGGAGGAGGGGAGGCCTCTGGGAACACGCTGAGGAAAGCTGCTGCTATTGAGCGTACTTTGCCATGCACTTTGGAAGATTTGTACAAAGGCACCACCAAAAAGATGAAGATTTCTAGGGATGTCATTGATGCCAGTGG GAGACCGACCACATTGGAGGAAATTTTAACAATTGAGATCAAACCAGGTTGGAAGAAAGGTACAAAAATAACTTTTCCTGAGAAAGGAAATGAACAAAGAGGTGTTATACCTGCGGACCTCATCTTCATTGTTGACGAAAAGCCTCACGGCGTCTTCAAGAGAGATGGCAATGATCTTGTTTTTACACAGAAGATATCACTTATGGAAGCTCTGACGGGTTACACGGTTCAGTTGACGACTCTTGATGGGCGAAGTCTCTCCATCCCCATAACTTCTATAATCAGTCCTACCTATGAAGAAGTAGTTAAAGGGGAGGGAATGCCTATACCTAAGGAACCTTCCAAAAAGGGAAActtaaaaattaagttcaacATCAAGTTCCCGACCAGGTTAACTTCTGAGCAAAAAATGGGTATCAAGCGGTTGTTGACATCTTCATAA
- the LOC107405424 gene encoding uncharacterized protein LOC107405424 isoform X4: MIGVSDMAQTGQAGGEVYVPKSQQVWRAVVNWLGFFVQMILQILRGTPCVSQVVLDLDETLVCAYETSSLPPVIRTQAMEAGLKWFELECLSSDKEYEGKPKINYVTVFERPGLQEFLKQISEFADLILFTAGLEGYARPLVDRIDSENRFSLRLYRPSTVSTEYREHVKDLSCISEDLCRIVIVDNNPFSFLLQPLNGIPCIPFSAGQPYDDQLLEVLLPLLKQLSIQEDVRPVLYERFQMPEWFQLHGIPVTGSTL, translated from the exons ATGATCGGCGTGTCGGACATGGCACAGACGGGTCAAGCCGGTGGCGAAGTGTACGTGCCGAAGAGTCAGCAAGTATGGAGGGCGGTGGTGAACTGGTTGGGATTCTTCGTGCAGATGATCCTTCAGATCCTGAGAGGAACGCCATGCGTGTCTCAG GTGGTTCTTGACTTGGATGAGACTCTAGTATGTGCATATGAAACATCTAGCTTGCCTCCTGTGATTCGCACTCAAGCAATGGAGGCAGGATTGAAGTGGTTTGAGTTGGAATGTCTATCTTCAGATAAg GAATATGAAGGAAAACCAAAGATCAACTATGTTACTGTGTTTGAACGTCCTGGTTTGCAAGAGTTCTTGAAACAGATCAGTGAATTTGCAGATCTCATCCTCTTTACTGCTGGTCTTGAAG GTTATGCTAGGCCTCTTGTTGACAGAATAGATTCAGAGAATCGATTTAGCCTTCGCCTTTATCGCCCTTCTACAGTTAGCAC GGAATATCGAGAACATGTGAAGGATCTTTCTTGTATATCAGAAGATCTCTGTAGGATTGTCATTGTTGATAACAACCCTTTTAGTTTCTTACTGCAGCCTCTGAATGGAATACCATGTATTCCATTCTCTGCTGGACAGCCATATGATGATCAG CTTTTGGAGGTTCTGCTTCCACTCCTAAAGCAACTCTCCATTCAAGAAGATGTCAGGCCTGTGCTTTATGAGAGATTCCAAATGCCAGAATGGTTCCAGTTGCATGGAATTCCTGTTACTGGTTCGACATTGTGA
- the LOC107405424 gene encoding uncharacterized protein LOC107405424 isoform X2: protein MIGVSDMAQTGQAGGEVYVPKSQQVWRAVVNWLGFFVQMILQILRGTPCVSQVLSYVGLLSQHHHLLSPSSSSPAFKPLPAVELSLQDCDDGAHVSFQNGVCDGPLADHHHRIKKLTVVLDLDETLVCAYETSSLPPVIRTQAMEAGLKWFELECLSSDKEYEGKPKINYVTVFERPGLQEFLKQISEFADLILFTAGLEGYARPLVDRIDSENRFSLRLYRPSTVSTEYREHVKDLSCISEDLCRIVIVDNNPFSFLLQPLNGIPCIPFSAGQPYDDQLLEVLLPLLKQLSIQEDVRPVLYERFQMPEWFQLHGIPVTGSTL, encoded by the exons ATGATCGGCGTGTCGGACATGGCACAGACGGGTCAAGCCGGTGGCGAAGTGTACGTGCCGAAGAGTCAGCAAGTATGGAGGGCGGTGGTGAACTGGTTGGGATTCTTCGTGCAGATGATCCTTCAGATCCTGAGAGGAACGCCATGCGTGTCTCAGGTCCTTTCCTATGTTGGTCTTCTAAGCCAACATCATCATCTTTTgtctccatcttcttcttctccggCTTTTAAGCCCTTGCCCGCTGTCGAACTCTCTCTCCAAGATTGCGACGATGGGGCTCATGTTAGCTTCCAAAATGGTGTCTGTGATGGTCCTCTCGCTGACCATCACCACCGCATTAAAAAACTTACT GTGGTTCTTGACTTGGATGAGACTCTAGTATGTGCATATGAAACATCTAGCTTGCCTCCTGTGATTCGCACTCAAGCAATGGAGGCAGGATTGAAGTGGTTTGAGTTGGAATGTCTATCTTCAGATAAg GAATATGAAGGAAAACCAAAGATCAACTATGTTACTGTGTTTGAACGTCCTGGTTTGCAAGAGTTCTTGAAACAGATCAGTGAATTTGCAGATCTCATCCTCTTTACTGCTGGTCTTGAAG GTTATGCTAGGCCTCTTGTTGACAGAATAGATTCAGAGAATCGATTTAGCCTTCGCCTTTATCGCCCTTCTACAGTTAGCAC GGAATATCGAGAACATGTGAAGGATCTTTCTTGTATATCAGAAGATCTCTGTAGGATTGTCATTGTTGATAACAACCCTTTTAGTTTCTTACTGCAGCCTCTGAATGGAATACCATGTATTCCATTCTCTGCTGGACAGCCATATGATGATCAG CTTTTGGAGGTTCTGCTTCCACTCCTAAAGCAACTCTCCATTCAAGAAGATGTCAGGCCTGTGCTTTATGAGAGATTCCAAATGCCAGAATGGTTCCAGTTGCATGGAATTCCTGTTACTGGTTCGACATTGTGA
- the LOC107405424 gene encoding uncharacterized protein LOC107405424 isoform X3 gives MIGVSDMAQTGQAGGEVYVPKSQQVWRAVVNWLGFFVQMILQILRGTPCVSQVLSYVGLLSQHHHLLSPSSSSPAFKPLPAVELSLQDCDDGAHVSFQNGVCDGPLADHHHRIKKLTVVLDLDETLVCAYETSSLPPVIRTQAMEAGLKWFELECLSSDKEYEGKPKINYVTVFERPGLQEFLKQISEFADLILFTAGLEGYARPLVDRIDSENRFSLRLYRPSTVSTSKRCSKNQRHHYPNNNNNSKFQMNLHSVHSRKLLCRP, from the exons ATGATCGGCGTGTCGGACATGGCACAGACGGGTCAAGCCGGTGGCGAAGTGTACGTGCCGAAGAGTCAGCAAGTATGGAGGGCGGTGGTGAACTGGTTGGGATTCTTCGTGCAGATGATCCTTCAGATCCTGAGAGGAACGCCATGCGTGTCTCAGGTCCTTTCCTATGTTGGTCTTCTAAGCCAACATCATCATCTTTTgtctccatcttcttcttctccggCTTTTAAGCCCTTGCCCGCTGTCGAACTCTCTCTCCAAGATTGCGACGATGGGGCTCATGTTAGCTTCCAAAATGGTGTCTGTGATGGTCCTCTCGCTGACCATCACCACCGCATTAAAAAACTTACT GTGGTTCTTGACTTGGATGAGACTCTAGTATGTGCATATGAAACATCTAGCTTGCCTCCTGTGATTCGCACTCAAGCAATGGAGGCAGGATTGAAGTGGTTTGAGTTGGAATGTCTATCTTCAGATAAg GAATATGAAGGAAAACCAAAGATCAACTATGTTACTGTGTTTGAACGTCCTGGTTTGCAAGAGTTCTTGAAACAGATCAGTGAATTTGCAGATCTCATCCTCTTTACTGCTGGTCTTGAAG GTTATGCTAGGCCTCTTGTTGACAGAATAGATTCAGAGAATCGATTTAGCCTTCGCCTTTATCGCCCTTCTACAGTTAGCAC TTCCAAAAGGTGTTCCAAGAATCAAAGGCACCATTATcctaataacaacaacaacagcaagtTTCAGATGAATCTGCATTCTGTTCATTCAAGGAAGCTTCTATGTAGACCATAG
- the LOC107405424 gene encoding uncharacterized protein LOC107405424 isoform X1, protein MIGVSDMAQTGQAGGEVYVPKSQQVWRAVVNWLGFFVQMILQILRGTPCVSQVLSYVGLLSQHHHLLSPSSSSPAFKPLPAVELSLQDCDDGAHVSFQNGVCDGPLADHHHRIKKLTVVLDLDETLVCAYETSSLPPVIRTQAMEAGLKWFELECLSSDKEYEGKPKINYVTVFERPGLQEFLKQISEFADLILFTAGLEGYARPLVDRIDSENRFSLRLYRPSTVSTEYREHVKDLSCISEDLCRIVIVDNNPFSFLLQPLNGIPCIPFSAGQPYDDQVNFTRFIISKVENLLLIKSSFAISSVVRCIAFGGSASTPKATLHSRRCQACAL, encoded by the exons ATGATCGGCGTGTCGGACATGGCACAGACGGGTCAAGCCGGTGGCGAAGTGTACGTGCCGAAGAGTCAGCAAGTATGGAGGGCGGTGGTGAACTGGTTGGGATTCTTCGTGCAGATGATCCTTCAGATCCTGAGAGGAACGCCATGCGTGTCTCAGGTCCTTTCCTATGTTGGTCTTCTAAGCCAACATCATCATCTTTTgtctccatcttcttcttctccggCTTTTAAGCCCTTGCCCGCTGTCGAACTCTCTCTCCAAGATTGCGACGATGGGGCTCATGTTAGCTTCCAAAATGGTGTCTGTGATGGTCCTCTCGCTGACCATCACCACCGCATTAAAAAACTTACT GTGGTTCTTGACTTGGATGAGACTCTAGTATGTGCATATGAAACATCTAGCTTGCCTCCTGTGATTCGCACTCAAGCAATGGAGGCAGGATTGAAGTGGTTTGAGTTGGAATGTCTATCTTCAGATAAg GAATATGAAGGAAAACCAAAGATCAACTATGTTACTGTGTTTGAACGTCCTGGTTTGCAAGAGTTCTTGAAACAGATCAGTGAATTTGCAGATCTCATCCTCTTTACTGCTGGTCTTGAAG GTTATGCTAGGCCTCTTGTTGACAGAATAGATTCAGAGAATCGATTTAGCCTTCGCCTTTATCGCCCTTCTACAGTTAGCAC GGAATATCGAGAACATGTGAAGGATCTTTCTTGTATATCAGAAGATCTCTGTAGGATTGTCATTGTTGATAACAACCCTTTTAGTTTCTTACTGCAGCCTCTGAATGGAATACCATGTATTCCATTCTCTGCTGGACAGCCATATGATGATCAGGTAAATTTTACGCGCTTTATTATTTCGAAAGTTGAAAATTTGCTTTTGATTAAATCCTCATTTGCAATTTCTTCTGTTGTGCGTTGCATAGCTTTTGGAGGTTCTGCTTCCACTCCTAAAGCAACTCTCCATTCAAGAAGATGTCAGGCCTGTGCTTTATGA